Proteins co-encoded in one Rubrobacter calidifluminis genomic window:
- a CDS encoding IclR family transcriptional regulator codes for MTETKKGSAEPRNRGGTESASRVADVLLAFAGEQERLGVSEIARRLGLSKAVVYRILRSLASRQLVIFEEHTRSYRLGPAAATLGARALRDFDLRRAAMPVLSRLQRETGETATISALVGTHRVYLDQVLSLNEIKMSVQIGHPFPLHAGASSRAILAFCMPELRETVLHGTLERLTPGTITNRRRLEEELERVRREGTAISFGERQVGAGSVATPVFGIDGYAIGSLSVCGPVDRFNEETVDRLRPLVREAGLEVSKKLGWEGGVSG; via the coding sequence ATGACAGAAACAAAAAAAGGATCGGCCGAACCAAGGAACAGAGGTGGCACCGAGTCTGCATCCAGGGTTGCTGACGTTCTGCTCGCGTTTGCCGGAGAGCAGGAGAGGCTAGGGGTCAGTGAGATAGCGCGCCGGCTTGGGCTGAGCAAGGCAGTGGTGTATCGGATACTGCGTTCACTGGCATCGAGGCAACTGGTGATCTTCGAGGAGCACACGAGGAGCTACAGGCTGGGGCCCGCGGCGGCCACTTTAGGTGCGCGTGCCTTGAGAGACTTCGACCTGCGAAGAGCTGCGATGCCCGTTTTGAGCAGGCTGCAGCGTGAGACGGGAGAGACGGCAACCATCTCGGCGTTGGTTGGCACGCACCGGGTCTATCTGGACCAGGTATTGAGTCTGAACGAGATCAAGATGAGCGTGCAGATCGGGCATCCCTTCCCGCTGCACGCCGGGGCTTCGAGCCGGGCCATTCTGGCGTTCTGTATGCCCGAACTGCGCGAGACGGTACTGCATGGAACTCTGGAACGCCTGACCCCGGGGACCATAACGAACCGTCGCAGGCTTGAGGAGGAGCTTGAGCGAGTGCGGCGTGAGGGTACGGCTATCTCCTTCGGGGAGCGTCAGGTCGGAGCGGGGTCGGTGGCCACTCCGGTGTTCGGGATCGATGGCTACGCCATAGGCTCGCTGAGCGTGTGCGGACCGGTCGATCGTTTCAACGAAGAGACGGTGGATCGCCTGCGTCCGCTGGTCCGTGAGGCTGGTCTTGAAGTTTCGAAAAAGCTCGGATGGGAAGGAGGTGTCTCCGGGTGA
- a CDS encoding MFS transporter, with the protein MRSNYRWAIVILVVLLVVINYVDRSAISYAIGPISKDFGINEAQWGIISGAFSIGYLVIAFFSGPLVDHFGPKRVLGAAIVLWSVVSGLTVVAGAFAALFVVRVLLGVGEGPGFPAATRAASRWLPQKERGRALSLIVGVGVSGSLLIGGPIVTQLIAHLGWKGMFVTLAAAGIVWVVLWLVAFKDSPNDHPRVNEAERSYIAAGQTEEERTVRKEHIEPGKIFSNLNLWAVAFGYFAWGYMFWGFLYWLPGYLGKVYNLDITSVGLFSVLPWAAGVIGTLLGGFIMDAVYARTSRKRPRYIIMGIALLLAGGSMIPIFAAPSLTTSLLFISLGIGFGFITGGFWWVASIDAAPDQPGFAAGFADASFALSGLVAPVVMGFIVQSTGSFNSGFVVMAVLAILGAAALMLLSKESQLQAGVDREAVHSR; encoded by the coding sequence ATGCGCAGCAATTACAGGTGGGCCATAGTGATACTGGTAGTTTTGCTGGTGGTCATCAACTACGTTGACCGCAGTGCTATCTCCTATGCCATAGGTCCGATCAGCAAGGACTTTGGCATCAACGAGGCACAGTGGGGGATCATCAGCGGAGCGTTTTCCATTGGGTATCTGGTGATCGCCTTCTTCAGCGGTCCGCTCGTCGATCATTTCGGGCCCAAGCGAGTTCTGGGTGCGGCCATAGTTTTGTGGTCCGTGGTCTCTGGGCTCACGGTCGTGGCAGGCGCCTTCGCGGCACTGTTCGTTGTCCGGGTGTTGCTTGGTGTTGGAGAGGGGCCTGGGTTCCCCGCCGCGACCCGGGCTGCCAGTCGCTGGTTGCCGCAGAAGGAGCGAGGGAGAGCGCTCTCACTCATAGTTGGGGTTGGGGTCTCCGGGAGCCTTCTGATCGGAGGGCCGATCGTGACCCAGCTCATAGCCCATCTGGGGTGGAAGGGCATGTTCGTAACCCTTGCCGCCGCGGGGATCGTATGGGTGGTCCTCTGGCTGGTTGCCTTTAAAGACAGCCCGAACGATCACCCGCGGGTAAACGAGGCTGAGCGGAGCTACATCGCCGCCGGGCAGACCGAGGAAGAACGAACTGTCCGCAAGGAGCACATCGAACCGGGCAAGATCTTCAGCAACCTCAACCTCTGGGCCGTGGCGTTTGGATACTTCGCCTGGGGCTATATGTTCTGGGGCTTTCTGTACTGGCTTCCCGGTTATCTGGGCAAAGTCTACAACCTCGACATCACCTCGGTTGGGCTGTTCTCCGTCCTGCCGTGGGCAGCTGGTGTCATAGGAACCCTGCTCGGCGGGTTTATTATGGATGCAGTATACGCGCGCACGAGCAGGAAACGTCCACGGTACATAATCATGGGGATAGCGCTGCTCCTGGCGGGAGGGTCGATGATCCCCATCTTTGCCGCCCCGTCGCTCACCACCTCCCTGCTGTTTATCTCCCTCGGCATAGGATTCGGGTTCATAACCGGAGGTTTCTGGTGGGTAGCCTCCATCGACGCGGCCCCCGATCAGCCAGGCTTCGCCGCTGGGTTCGCCGATGCCTCGTTCGCCCTCTCAGGGCTCGTCGCGCCGGTGGTGATGGGCTTTATCGTGCAATCCACCGGTAGCTTCAACAGCGGGTTTGTCGTGATGGCCGTGCTCGCCATTCTGGGGGCAGCAGCCCTGATGCTGCTCAGCAAAGAGAGCCAGC